In one Sander lucioperca isolate FBNREF2018 chromosome 7, SLUC_FBN_1.2, whole genome shotgun sequence genomic region, the following are encoded:
- the LOC116054915 gene encoding E3 ubiquitin-protein ligase TRIM21-like isoform X1 gives MSAVSCLLTEDQFLCSICLDVFTDPVTIPCGHNFCKTCITEHWDINVPCQCPNCKGVFNMKPELQVNTFISEMAAQFRQSAQQEASSSSTYSGLKKKTWLFLLVCLMCVFISWMVSEQKKHDFVALKEEYEEKKIEQWKTGPEILQMIQKEIKHSMELSKEDTDRQILTAVKESFERSQAELIETIKEKQKTTEKLAEGFNNDVKQEISELKKRSTEVEQFYKAQLEKLSEQIMKLLPESDLKRVQQYEVDVTLDPDTAHPRLILSDDRKQVHDSDVRKNLPDNPERYETHVFVLAKQSFSSRRFYYEVQVKGKTAWLFGAARESINRKGKITLRPQDGYWTIWLGNDNEYYALDDPAVHLSLKSRPQKVGVFVDYEEGLVSFYDVDAEALIYSFTGCSFTEKLYPFFSPCLNDGGKNSAPLIISPVSH, from the coding sequence ATGTCTGCTGTCAGCTGTCTGCTGACTGAAGATCAGTTTCTctgctccatctgtctggatgtgttcactgatccAGTCACCATACCATGTGGACACAACTTCTGTAAAACCTGCATCACTGAACACTGGGATATTAATGTCCCATGTCAGTGTCCCAACTGTAAAGGGGTTTTTAACATGAAACCTGAGCTGCAGGTCAACACGTTCATCTCTGAGATGGCTGCTCAGTTCAGACAGTCAGCTCAACAggaagccagcagcagcagcacttacTCAGGACTCAAAAAGAAGACCTGGCTGTTTTTGCTGGTGTGtctgatgtgtgtgttcatttccTGGATGGTGTCAGAACAAAAGAAACATGATTTTGTTGCTCTGAAAGAAGAATATGAAGAAAAGAAGATCGAGCAGTGGAAGACAGGGCCTGAAATTCTGCAGATGATCCAGAAGGAGATCAAACACTCAATGGAGCTCAGTAAggaagacacagacagacagatcttAACCGCTGTGAAGGAGTCCTTCGAGAGAAGCCAGGCCGAGCTCATCGAGACGAtcaaagagaaacagaaaacgACAGAGAAACTGGCTGAAGGCTTCAACAACGACGTGAaacaggaaatctctgagctgaagaagagaagcactgaggtggagcagTTCTACAAGGCTCAGCTGGAAAAACTCAGTGAACAGATCATGAAACTGCTCCCTGAGTCTGATCTGAAGAGGGTCCAGCAGTATGAAGTGGATGTGACTCTTGATCCTGATACAGCACATCCTAGactcatcctgtctgatgatAGAAAACAAGTACATGATAGTGATGTGAGGAAGAATCTCCCAGACAACCCAGAAAGATATGAGACACATGTTTTTGTCTTGGCAAAGCAAAGTTTTTCTTCAAGAAGATTTTATTATGAGGTTCAGGTTAAAGGGAAGACTGCGTGGTTATTTGGAGCGGCCAGAGAGTCGATCAACAGGAAGGGAAAAATCACACTGAGGCCTCAGGATGGTTACTGGACGATATGGTTGGGGAATGACAATGAATACTATGCTCTTGATGACCCTGCAGTCCATCTCTCTCTGAAGTCTCGGcctcagaaggtgggggtgtttgtggattatgaggagggtctggtctccttttatgacgTTGATGCTGAAGCTCTTATCTACtcctttactggctgctccttcactgagaaactctaCCCATTCTTCAGTCCCTGTCTTAATGATGGTGGTAAAAACTCTGCCCCTCtgatcatctctcctgtcagTCACTGA
- the LOC116054911 gene encoding E3 ubiquitin-protein ligase TRIM21-like — protein MSAASCLLTEDQFLCSICLDVFTDPVSTPCGHNFCKTCITDHWNIDLPYKCPNCREVFNRKPELQVNTFISEMAAQFRQSAQQKAKEVPRDVYSGTKRRTWMFFLLCLMYVFMAWMVSDQKKHLVGPLKEEYEAKKAELWKTGAEIQQMIQKRQMKIQEIKHSVELSDEDADRERAEGVQIFTALKESVERSQTKLMIIILEKQKKTEKPAERFIKELEQEISELQKRSTEVEQLLQSEDHQHLLQSFTSLNAVPPTKDWTEVNICPPSYEGTVRRAVTQLKETLSEQMKKLLSESDLKRVQQYEVDVTLDPDTANPWLILSDDGKQVKLGDVGKNLPDNPERFSNYVFVIAKQSFSSGTFYYEVQVKGKTEWLLGVVRESVNRKEEITLSPQDGYWTIWLRNDNEYEALADPDVLLSLKSRPQKVGVFVDYEEGLVSFYDVDAAALIYSFTGCSFTEKLYPFFSPYLNDNLENSAPLIISPVSH, from the coding sequence ATGTCTGCTGCCAGCTGTCTGCTGACTGAAGATCAGTTTCTctgctccatctgtctggatgtgttcactgatccAGTCAGCACACCATGTGGACACAACTTCTGTAAAACCTGCATCACTGATCACTGGAATATTGATCTTCCCTATAAGTGTCCCAACTGTAGAGAGGTTTTCAACAGGAAACCTGAGCTGCAGGTCAATACTTTCATCTCAGAGATGGCTGCTCAGTTCAGACAGTCAGCTCAACAGAAAGCAAAAGAAGTTCCCCGTGACGTCTACTCAGGAACCAAAAGAAGGACCTGGATGTTCTTCCTGCTGTGTCTGATGTATGTCTTCATGGCCTGGATGGTTTCAGACCAAAAGAAACATCTTGTTGGTCCTCTGAAGGAAGAATATGAAGCAAAGAAAGCTGAGCTGTGGAAGACAGGGGCTGAAATTcagcagatgatccagaagagacAAATGAAGATTCAGGAGATCAAACACTCAGTGGAGCTCAGTGATGAAGatgctgacagagagagagcagaaggtGTTCAGATCTTCACTGCTCTGAAGGAGTCTGTTGAGAGAAGCCAGACCAAGCTCATGATCATAATCCTAGAGAagcagaaaaagacagagaaaccAGCTGAACGCTtcatcaaagagctggaacaggaaatctctgagctgcagaagagaagcactgaggtggagcagCTCTTACAGTCTGAAGACCACCAACACCTCCTCCAGAGCTTCACCTCCCTGAACGCTGTTCCACCCACCAAGGACTGGACAgaagtcaacatctgtccaccTTCATATGAGGGGACTGTGAGGAGAGCTGTGACTCAGCTGAAGGAGACGCTCAGTGAACAGATGAAGAAGCTGCTCTCTGAGTCTGATCTGAAGAGGGTCCAGCAGTATGAAGTGGATGTGACTCTTGATCCTGATACAGCTAATCCCTGGctcatcctgtctgatgatGGAAAACAAGTTAAACTTGGTGATGTGGGGAAGAATCTCCCAGACAATCCAGAGAGATTTagtaattatgtttttgtcatagCAAAGCAGAGTTTCTCTTCAGGAACATTTTATTACGAGGTTCAGGTTAAAGGGAAGACTGAGTGGTTATTAGGAGTGGTCAGAGAGTCGGTCAACAGGAAGGAAGAAATCACACTGAGCCCTCAGGATGGTTACTGGACGATATGGTTGAGGAATGACAATGAGTACGAAGCACTTGCTGACCCTGatgtccttctctctctgaagtctcggcctcagaaggtgggggtgtttgtggattatgaggagggtctggtctccttttatgacgttgatgctgcagctcttatctactcctttactggctgctccttcactgagaaactctaCCCATTCTTCAGTCCATATCTTAATGATAATCTTGAAAACTCTGCCCCTCtgatcatctctcctgtcagTCACTAA